In one window of Cupriavidus necator N-1 DNA:
- a CDS encoding rubredoxin, with the protein MEYKTWMCLICGWIYDEAAGAPEDGIAPGTRWEDVPINWTCPECGARKEDFEMVAI; encoded by the coding sequence ATGGAATACAAGACTTGGATGTGCCTGATCTGCGGCTGGATCTACGATGAAGCCGCAGGCGCGCCGGAAGACGGCATCGCCCCCGGAACCCGGTGGGAAGACGTGCCCATCAACTGGACCTGCCCGGAATGCGGTGCGCGCAAGGAAGATTTCGAGATGGTTGCCATCTGA
- a CDS encoding methyltransferase family protein yields MFAAFAYAAIRHWLADPTRITLLLLVLANCLTLGLSLFVRVPKRRDWNPVTVICSLGASYYFVAIQLAPGEHLVPEILGAGLQVIGITWQIYAKISLRFSFGILPANRGIVSSGAYRFVRHPIYLGYLITDVGFLLTNFGPQNLLVYAGLYALQAVRINREEKLLSDDPEYCRYREKVRFRALPGVY; encoded by the coding sequence ATGTTTGCTGCGTTCGCTTACGCGGCAATTCGGCACTGGCTCGCGGACCCGACGCGAATCACCTTGCTGCTGCTCGTGCTGGCAAACTGCCTGACCCTTGGCCTGTCCCTGTTTGTCCGGGTTCCGAAGCGACGAGACTGGAATCCGGTCACAGTCATCTGCTCGTTGGGCGCCTCATACTATTTCGTGGCAATTCAGCTGGCGCCAGGGGAGCATCTGGTACCGGAAATACTTGGCGCTGGCCTCCAGGTCATAGGAATCACCTGGCAGATCTACGCAAAGATCTCGCTCCGGTTCTCGTTCGGAATACTGCCTGCCAATCGCGGAATCGTGTCGAGCGGGGCTTACCGATTCGTGCGGCATCCGATCTACCTTGGCTACCTCATCACCGACGTCGGCTTCCTGCTCACAAATTTCGGGCCGCAGAACTTGCTGGTCTATGCCGGGCTGTACGCGCTGCAGGCTGTGCGGATAAATCGCGAAGAAAAGCTGCTCTCCGACGACCCCGAATACTGTCGGTATCGCGAAAAAGTGCGATTCCGCGCGTTGCCAGGTGTTTACTGA
- a CDS encoding response regulator yields MTAINKILIVDDSPTEALFMSDLLGKRGFKVSVASNSDQAFARLQAESFDLILMDVVMPGQNGYQATRAIKRDDRFKDIPVIMCTSKGLDTDRIWGMRQGASDYIVKPVDGEELLGKIAALAH; encoded by the coding sequence ATGACTGCCATCAACAAGATCCTGATCGTCGACGACTCCCCCACCGAAGCCCTGTTCATGTCCGACCTGCTCGGCAAGCGCGGCTTCAAGGTCTCGGTTGCCAGCAACAGCGACCAGGCCTTCGCGCGCCTGCAGGCCGAGAGCTTCGACCTGATCCTGATGGACGTGGTGATGCCCGGCCAGAACGGCTACCAGGCCACCCGCGCGATCAAGCGCGACGACCGCTTCAAGGACATCCCCGTGATCATGTGCACCAGCAAGGGCCTGGACACCGACCGCATCTGGGGCATGCGCCAGGGCGCGTCTGACTACATCGTCAAGCCCGTCGACGGCGAAGAGCTGCTGGGCAAGATCGCCGCGCTGGCGCACTGA
- a CDS encoding response regulator, translated as MRVAQTEENQRVNTAGAQGVAPGVSIPDTTAPPRHKVLVIDDSSTIRRTAEIFLSQAGYQVVLAEDGFEALAKVGELHPDLVFCDILMPRLDGYQTCSLIKKSPRFHAIPVIMLSSRDGVFDRSRGRLVGAHDHLAKPFTREALLHAVQACLPCQAAGHVLPA; from the coding sequence ATGCGGGTCGCTCAAACAGAAGAAAACCAGCGGGTCAATACCGCCGGCGCCCAGGGTGTGGCGCCTGGCGTTTCCATTCCGGACACCACGGCGCCGCCGCGCCACAAGGTGCTGGTCATCGATGATTCCAGCACCATCCGCCGCACCGCGGAGATCTTCCTGTCGCAGGCGGGATACCAGGTGGTGCTGGCCGAAGACGGCTTCGAGGCGCTGGCCAAGGTGGGCGAGCTGCACCCGGACCTGGTCTTCTGCGACATCCTGATGCCCCGCCTGGACGGGTACCAGACCTGCTCCCTGATCAAGAAGAGTCCGCGCTTTCACGCCATCCCCGTGATCATGCTGTCCTCGCGCGACGGCGTGTTCGACCGCTCGCGCGGCCGCCTGGTCGGCGCGCACGACCATCTAGCCAAGCCTTTTACCCGCGAAGCGCTGCTGCACGCCGTGCAGGCCTGCCTGCCATGCCAGGCCGCGGGCCACGTGCTGCCTGCCTGA
- the hemL gene encoding glutamate-1-semialdehyde 2,1-aminomutase, which produces MSRNQQLFDRAQQTIPGGVNSPVRAFRSVGGTPRFITRAEGAYMWDADGQRYIDYIGSWGPMIVGHAHPEVVRAVQETAAHSFSFGAPTEAEITMAEEICKLVPSIEQVRLVSSGTEATMSALRLARGFTGRDLIIKFEGCYHGHADSLLVKAGSGLLTFADTTQNAPSSAGVPADVTRHTMVLEYNNVEQLEQAFARHAGEIAAVIVEPVAGNMNLVRATDAFLKAMRDLCTRDGAVLILDEVMTGFRVALGGAQAHYGIRPDLTCLGKVIGGGMPAAAFGGRRDIMAKLAPLGGVYQAGTLSGNPLAVAAGLATLKLIQAPGFYERLATQTRKLADGLAEAAKAAGVPFAADAIGGMFGIYFRDGVPCSFAEVTRSDTARFNRFFHAMLDHGVYLAPSAFEAGFVSAQHDDAILAATLDAARKAFAAG; this is translated from the coding sequence ATGTCCCGTAATCAGCAGCTCTTCGACCGCGCCCAGCAGACCATTCCCGGGGGCGTCAACTCGCCCGTGCGCGCCTTCCGCTCGGTGGGCGGCACGCCGCGCTTCATCACGCGTGCCGAAGGCGCCTATATGTGGGACGCCGACGGGCAGCGCTATATCGACTACATCGGCTCCTGGGGCCCGATGATCGTGGGCCACGCCCACCCGGAAGTGGTGCGTGCGGTACAGGAAACCGCCGCGCACAGCTTCTCGTTCGGCGCCCCGACCGAGGCCGAGATCACCATGGCCGAGGAAATCTGCAAGCTGGTGCCGTCGATCGAGCAGGTGCGGCTGGTCTCCTCTGGCACCGAAGCCACCATGAGCGCACTGCGGCTGGCGCGCGGCTTCACCGGCCGCGACCTGATCATCAAGTTCGAAGGCTGCTACCACGGCCACGCCGACAGCCTGCTGGTCAAGGCCGGCTCCGGCCTGCTGACCTTTGCCGACACCACCCAGAACGCGCCGTCGTCAGCCGGCGTGCCGGCCGACGTGACGCGCCACACCATGGTGCTGGAGTACAACAACGTCGAGCAGCTGGAACAGGCCTTCGCCAGGCATGCCGGCGAGATCGCCGCGGTGATCGTCGAGCCGGTGGCCGGCAACATGAACCTGGTGCGCGCCACCGATGCCTTCCTGAAGGCCATGCGCGACCTGTGCACCCGCGACGGCGCGGTGCTGATCCTGGACGAGGTCATGACCGGCTTCCGCGTGGCGCTGGGCGGCGCGCAGGCGCACTACGGCATCCGGCCCGACCTGACCTGCCTGGGCAAGGTGATCGGCGGCGGCATGCCGGCGGCGGCCTTTGGCGGGCGCCGCGACATCATGGCCAAGCTGGCGCCGCTGGGCGGCGTCTACCAGGCCGGCACGCTCTCGGGCAACCCGCTGGCGGTGGCCGCGGGCCTGGCCACGCTCAAGCTGATCCAGGCACCCGGCTTCTATGAGCGCCTGGCCACCCAGACCCGCAAGCTGGCCGACGGCCTGGCCGAGGCCGCCAAGGCCGCGGGCGTGCCGTTCGCGGCGGATGCCATCGGCGGCATGTTCGGGATCTACTTCCGCGACGGCGTGCCGTGCAGCTTCGCCGAGGTAACCAGGAGCGACACCGCGCGCTTCAACCGCTTCTTCCACGCCATGCTGGATCACGGCGTCTACCTGGCGCCGTCGGCCTTCGAGGCCGGCTTTGTCTCGGCGCAGCACGACGACGCCATCCTGGCGGCCACGCTCGACGCCGCGCGCAAGGCGTTCGCGGCGGGCTGA
- a CDS encoding TPM domain-containing protein, with protein MPNLRRALHHIATTAGAARKHFPAEAQQQLHEAVHAGEASHRGEIRVVIEASLPVGHAWAGVTPRERARFLFSALEVWNTADHTGVLLYINLADHAVELLADRGIDACVGPATWRELCDELARGLRQDLSVRPVLATVARIHALLATHFPSDGGPNPNELDDRPVML; from the coding sequence ATGCCGAATCTCCGACGTGCCCTGCACCATATCGCCACCACGGCCGGCGCAGCCCGCAAGCACTTTCCGGCCGAAGCCCAGCAACAGCTGCATGAAGCCGTGCACGCCGGCGAAGCCAGCCACCGCGGCGAGATCCGCGTGGTGATCGAAGCCAGCCTGCCGGTGGGCCATGCCTGGGCCGGCGTCACGCCGCGCGAGCGCGCCCGCTTCCTGTTTAGCGCGCTCGAGGTCTGGAACACCGCGGACCATACCGGCGTGCTGCTCTATATCAACCTGGCCGACCATGCGGTCGAGCTGCTGGCCGACCGCGGCATCGACGCCTGCGTGGGGCCCGCCACCTGGCGCGAGCTGTGCGACGAACTGGCGCGGGGACTCAGGCAGGACCTGTCGGTACGGCCGGTGCTGGCCACGGTGGCGCGCATCCATGCATTGTTGGCCACGCACTTCCCGTCTGACGGCGGGCCCAACCCGAACGAGCTGGACGACCGTCCGGTCATGCTCTAA
- a CDS encoding MFS transporter, with translation MTTTTSNLSSAPSQARLATGAAAGARWRVLAVFSLGFLVSYLFRGVNLGFAPHLTRELGLNAGDLGLLTSFYFLGFACAQLPAGILLDRYGPRRTEAVMLLVAVAGSMVFALAPGMAGLAAGRLLIGVGVSVCLGATIQALSMWFPLSRMPLLNGVVMAIGGLGAVLVGAPLSWLLSLTDWRTVSMGLTCISLAMAVLLWFGVPDKPRAGKESLREQLRGTRQILASERFWRVVPLTLLNQGVFMAVQTLWVGAFLRDVAGFDPASSAQLVSVIGFAMMAGCVGAGWAARHLERIGVSLYAFAGTGMTAFIVVQLLLMAQVPLPPVLLWVAYGVFGSSGILTYAVLARSFPDALIGRATTALTLTVFLSTFACQVGVGLVLDLWPATAGHYPKAAHLTAWGGLVALQIFAAVWYLMGARRPR, from the coding sequence ATGACGACTACGACTTCAAACTTGTCTTCTGCGCCCTCGCAAGCGCGACTCGCCACTGGTGCTGCTGCCGGCGCCCGCTGGCGCGTGCTGGCGGTATTCTCGCTGGGCTTCCTGGTGTCCTATCTGTTCCGCGGCGTCAACCTGGGCTTTGCGCCGCACCTGACGCGCGAACTCGGGCTCAATGCCGGCGACCTGGGCCTGCTCACCAGCTTCTACTTCCTTGGCTTTGCCTGCGCCCAGCTGCCGGCGGGCATCCTGCTGGACCGCTACGGCCCGCGCCGCACCGAGGCGGTGATGCTGCTGGTGGCCGTGGCCGGTTCGATGGTGTTCGCGCTGGCGCCCGGCATGGCCGGGCTGGCCGCCGGCCGGCTGCTGATCGGGGTGGGCGTGTCGGTGTGCCTGGGCGCCACCATCCAGGCGCTGTCGATGTGGTTCCCGCTGTCGCGCATGCCATTGCTCAACGGCGTGGTGATGGCCATCGGCGGCCTGGGCGCGGTGCTGGTCGGCGCGCCGCTGTCGTGGCTGCTGTCATTGACTGACTGGCGCACGGTCAGCATGGGGCTGACCTGCATATCGCTGGCGATGGCGGTGCTGCTGTGGTTCGGCGTGCCCGACAAGCCACGCGCCGGCAAGGAAAGCCTGCGCGAACAACTGCGCGGCACGCGCCAGATCCTGGCCAGCGAACGTTTCTGGCGCGTGGTACCGCTGACACTGCTCAACCAGGGCGTGTTCATGGCGGTGCAGACGCTATGGGTGGGTGCTTTCCTGCGCGACGTGGCCGGCTTCGATCCGGCCAGCAGCGCACAACTGGTCTCGGTGATCGGCTTTGCCATGATGGCCGGCTGCGTCGGCGCGGGCTGGGCCGCGCGCCACCTGGAGCGTATCGGCGTGAGCCTGTATGCCTTTGCCGGCACTGGCATGACCGCCTTTATTGTGGTCCAGCTGCTGCTGATGGCGCAGGTCCCGCTGCCGCCGGTGCTGCTGTGGGTGGCTTATGGCGTGTTCGGCTCCAGCGGCATCCTGACCTATGCGGTGCTGGCGCGCAGCTTCCCGGATGCGCTGATCGGAAGGGCTACCACGGCGCTGACGCTGACGGTGTTCCTGTCCACCTTTGCCTGCCAGGTGGGTGTGGGACTGGTGCTGGATCTGTGGCCTGCCACGGCCGGACACTATCCCAAGGCTGCACACCTGACGGCGTGGGGCGGACTGGTGGCGCTGCAAATATTCGCGGCCGTGTGGTACCTGATGGGTGCGCGCCGCCCGCGCTGA
- a CDS encoding chemotaxis protein CheW, with the protein MNAPRQDLRARQTRLQDYQAMLARRLREARSLPAADSYLALQVGARNWLLPLADTGEVLDMRPPSPVPLTQPWYSGLVNARGSLLGVIDFSLFCGGAPTPLQPGSKIVVLSRQVERACAILATRVAGLRHAADLSLPHGDAPPPAGTPAWEGQRFADRDGRDWQVLDVRALLDAPAFLQVGRVAA; encoded by the coding sequence ATGAATGCGCCACGCCAAGACCTCCGCGCCCGCCAGACCCGCCTGCAGGACTACCAGGCCATGCTGGCCCGGCGCCTGCGCGAGGCGCGCAGCCTGCCCGCGGCCGACAGCTACCTGGCGCTGCAGGTGGGCGCGCGCAACTGGCTGCTGCCGCTGGCCGATACCGGTGAGGTGCTCGACATGCGCCCGCCCAGCCCGGTGCCGCTGACGCAGCCGTGGTACAGCGGCCTGGTCAATGCGCGCGGCAGCCTGCTGGGCGTGATCGATTTCAGCCTGTTCTGCGGCGGCGCGCCAACGCCGCTGCAGCCCGGCAGCAAGATCGTGGTGCTGTCGCGCCAGGTGGAGCGCGCCTGCGCAATCCTGGCCACGCGCGTGGCGGGTTTGCGCCATGCCGCCGACCTGAGCCTGCCGCACGGCGATGCGCCACCACCGGCCGGCACGCCGGCATGGGAAGGGCAACGCTTTGCCGACCGCGACGGGCGTGACTGGCAGGTGCTGGACGTGCGCGCGCTGCTGGACGCGCCGGCCTTCCTGCAGGTGGGACGGGTTGCGGCCTGA
- a CDS encoding TPM domain-containing protein, producing MGHTLRSPWRHAWLAAALLWLAALLAGPALAADGFVAVPPLTQRVTDLTGTLTPQQRGALENVLAEYEQQRGSQIFVLMVPTTDPEPIDAYSIRVADAWRAGRKGIDDGVIVLIAKDNPPGLRKMRLEVGRGVQGSLTDAMSKRILQDVMAPHFRQNDFYGGLAAGISAIQATIDKEGLAAPQRKAQQSSGLAEWLPALLPLAIIVFFFLSAILRRRGPQIVTTRRGRDVIAGGLGGLGGYTMGQDWGRRSGGWGGGGFGGGGGDSGGGFGGGGGGGFDGGGASGNW from the coding sequence ATGGGCCACACCCTGCGCTCGCCCTGGCGGCACGCCTGGCTGGCGGCCGCCCTGCTATGGCTGGCGGCGTTGCTGGCCGGCCCCGCGCTGGCGGCAGACGGCTTTGTCGCGGTGCCGCCGCTGACCCAGCGCGTCACCGACCTGACCGGCACGCTGACGCCGCAGCAGCGCGGCGCGCTCGAGAACGTGCTGGCGGAATACGAGCAGCAGCGCGGCAGCCAGATCTTCGTGCTGATGGTGCCCACCACCGATCCCGAGCCGATCGATGCCTACAGCATCCGCGTGGCCGACGCCTGGCGCGCCGGGCGCAAGGGCATCGACGACGGCGTGATCGTGCTGATCGCCAAGGACAACCCGCCCGGGCTGCGCAAGATGCGGCTGGAGGTCGGGCGCGGCGTGCAGGGGTCGCTGACCGATGCCATGTCCAAGCGCATCTTGCAGGACGTGATGGCCCCCCACTTCCGCCAGAACGACTTCTACGGCGGGCTGGCGGCGGGAATCTCGGCCATCCAGGCCACCATCGACAAGGAAGGCCTGGCGGCACCGCAGCGCAAGGCGCAGCAATCGTCCGGGCTGGCCGAGTGGCTGCCGGCACTGCTGCCGCTGGCGATCATCGTGTTCTTCTTCCTGAGTGCCATCCTGCGCCGACGCGGCCCGCAGATCGTCACCACCCGGCGCGGTCGCGACGTGATCGCCGGTGGGCTGGGCGGCCTGGGTGGCTACACCATGGGGCAGGACTGGGGCCGGCGCAGCGGCGGCTGGGGTGGTGGCGGCTTTGGCGGAGGCGGCGGTGACAGCGGCGGCGGCTTTGGTGGCGGGGGCGGCGGCGGCTTCGACGGCGGCGGCGCCTCGGGCAACTGGTGA
- a CDS encoding LysR substrate-binding domain-containing protein, with product MAKSPAKPAQRPVHLPPLQALRALEAATRHRSFSRAAEELALTHSAISHHIRALETSLGTKLFQRSGSQMIPTSVGARLAEQVRGALDSIESALREAGNSAGPPVVQLQVSVMADLANAWLIRRLPSLHAQVPSLDLHLRLHAEITPPDPYSVDVGIWHQRIDLPGFECHNLIEDHVIAVASPALLARYPGFTLADVPRMPMLRFALRPWRDWLDAAGLPGDEPERGPIFQDAGLMLQSAVAGLGVATARAQLAHDYLASGELVQIGPARIPSSLHYWVTWREGNPREKAIQQFHAWLQDQVRQEAGHVHPAADGGTPAERFHA from the coding sequence ATGGCCAAATCCCCCGCCAAACCCGCCCAACGCCCGGTCCACCTGCCGCCGCTGCAAGCGCTGCGTGCGCTCGAGGCCGCCACGCGCCACCGTAGCTTCTCGCGCGCGGCCGAGGAACTGGCCCTGACGCACAGCGCCATCAGCCACCATATCCGCGCGCTGGAGACCAGCCTGGGCACCAAGCTGTTCCAGCGCAGCGGCAGCCAGATGATCCCCACCAGCGTGGGCGCGCGGCTGGCCGAACAGGTGCGCGGCGCGCTCGACAGCATCGAAAGCGCGCTGCGTGAGGCCGGCAACAGCGCCGGGCCGCCGGTCGTCCAGCTGCAGGTCAGCGTGATGGCCGACCTGGCCAATGCCTGGCTGATCCGGCGCCTGCCCAGCCTGCACGCCCAGGTGCCGTCGCTGGACCTGCACCTGCGGCTGCATGCAGAAATCACGCCGCCCGACCCGTACAGCGTCGATGTCGGCATCTGGCACCAGCGCATCGACCTGCCCGGCTTTGAATGCCACAACCTGATCGAGGACCATGTGATCGCGGTGGCCAGCCCGGCGCTGCTGGCGCGCTACCCCGGCTTCACGCTGGCCGACGTGCCGCGCATGCCGATGCTGCGCTTTGCGCTGCGCCCCTGGCGCGACTGGCTCGACGCCGCCGGCCTGCCCGGCGACGAGCCCGAACGCGGCCCGATCTTCCAGGATGCCGGCCTGATGCTGCAGTCCGCCGTCGCCGGGCTGGGCGTAGCCACTGCGCGCGCCCAGCTGGCGCACGACTACCTGGCCAGCGGCGAACTGGTGCAGATCGGGCCCGCCCGCATCCCGTCCAGCCTCCACTACTGGGTCACCTGGCGCGAAGGCAATCCGCGCGAGAAGGCCATCCAGCAGTTCCATGCATGGCTGCAGGACCAGGTCCGGCAGGAAGCCGGCCACGTCCACCCTGCCGCCGACGGCGGCACGCCCGCCGAGCGGTTTCATGCATGA
- a CDS encoding sigma-54 dependent transcriptional regulator, with protein sequence MSAYTNRPLLYLSQHHDAMLCRMLAQRGWKISFASNLQDLHALPPGNQPLAAMLDLQGGFSDADLESFESWLSLPHIGWIGIIAGQESLTESARRLLGLYFVDYYTAPIEHSRLAESLGHALGMAQLRPGAQHARPGTARPDGMIGSCPAMQSLFRGIEKVSRWDTPVLISGESGTGKELAAHAIHRSSERAPRPFVAVNCAAIPPTLLMSELFGYERGAFTGATKRKPGRIEMAQGGTLFLDEIGDMPIESQTSLLRFLETGRIERLGGTESVEVDVRIISATHVDLEAAIAAERFRGDLYHRLCVLRVRQPPLRERGSDILLIAEHVLDNVRKQSPARIRGFSPMALRAIQQHNWPGNVRELINRIRHAAAMCEDGVIQPDDLELATPADDRPLTLAAIREAAEQTAIVEALQRHHERLIDVAAELGISRVTLFRLMRDYKLQVKKGDLGLICVQG encoded by the coding sequence ATGAGCGCGTACACCAACCGCCCGCTGCTGTACCTGTCGCAGCACCACGACGCCATGCTCTGCAGGATGCTCGCACAGCGTGGCTGGAAGATCAGCTTCGCCTCCAACCTGCAAGACCTCCACGCGCTGCCCCCGGGCAACCAGCCGCTTGCGGCGATGCTCGACCTGCAAGGCGGCTTCAGCGACGCCGACCTGGAATCGTTCGAGTCCTGGCTCTCGCTGCCGCATATCGGCTGGATCGGCATCATCGCCGGCCAGGAGTCCCTGACCGAATCCGCGCGCCGGCTGCTGGGCCTGTACTTCGTCGACTATTACACCGCACCGATCGAGCACTCTCGCCTGGCGGAATCGCTCGGCCACGCGCTCGGCATGGCGCAACTGCGCCCGGGCGCGCAGCATGCCCGCCCCGGCACCGCACGCCCGGACGGCATGATCGGCAGCTGCCCGGCCATGCAATCACTCTTCCGCGGCATCGAGAAGGTGTCGCGCTGGGACACGCCCGTGCTGATCTCCGGCGAGTCCGGCACCGGCAAGGAACTGGCCGCTCATGCCATCCACCGCTCCTCGGAGCGGGCCCCGCGCCCCTTCGTCGCGGTCAACTGCGCCGCCATCCCGCCCACGCTGCTGATGTCAGAGCTGTTCGGCTATGAGCGCGGCGCCTTCACCGGCGCAACCAAGCGCAAGCCCGGCCGCATCGAGATGGCACAGGGCGGCACCCTGTTCCTCGATGAAATCGGCGACATGCCGATCGAAAGCCAGACCAGCCTGCTGCGCTTCCTGGAAACCGGCCGCATCGAGCGGCTGGGCGGCACCGAATCGGTGGAGGTGGATGTGCGCATCATCTCCGCCACCCACGTCGACCTGGAAGCCGCGATCGCCGCCGAACGCTTCCGCGGCGACCTCTACCACCGGCTGTGCGTGCTGCGCGTGCGCCAGCCACCGCTGCGCGAACGCGGCAGCGACATCCTGCTGATCGCCGAACACGTGCTGGACAACGTGCGCAAGCAGTCGCCGGCACGCATCCGCGGCTTCTCGCCGATGGCGCTGCGCGCGATCCAGCAGCACAACTGGCCCGGCAACGTGCGCGAGCTGATCAACCGCATCCGCCACGCCGCCGCCATGTGCGAAGACGGCGTGATCCAGCCCGACGACCTGGAGCTGGCCACCCCCGCCGACGACCGCCCGCTCACGCTCGCGGCCATCCGCGAAGCGGCCGAGCAGACCGCGATCGTCGAGGCGCTGCAGCGGCATCATGAACGGCTGATTGACGTGGCCGCAGAGCTGGGGATTTCGCGGGTGACGTTGTTCAGGTTGATGCGGGATTACAAGCTGCAGGTGAAGAAGGGGGATCTGGGGTTGATCTGCGTGCAGGGCTAG
- a CDS encoding LemA family protein, translating into MRASSSPSLSSSSPMPVLRWLLLAVMASLLSACGYNDFQTKDEAVKAAWSEVINQYQRRADLIPNLVNTVKGYATHERETLEAVTKARAAATSIQVSPETLNDPEAFKRFQQAQGELSGALSRLLAVSENYPQLKADASFRDLQSQLEGTENRITVARQRYIAAVQQYNVLARSFPTNLTAMVFKYPVKPSFTVDNEKAISTPPAVKF; encoded by the coding sequence ATGCGCGCTTCTTCGTCCCCCTCCTTGTCCAGCAGCTCGCCGATGCCTGTCTTGCGCTGGCTGCTGCTGGCGGTTATGGCCAGCCTGCTGTCCGCCTGCGGCTACAACGACTTCCAGACCAAGGACGAGGCGGTCAAGGCAGCCTGGAGCGAAGTCATCAACCAGTACCAGCGCCGCGCCGACCTGATCCCCAACCTGGTCAACACGGTCAAGGGCTACGCCACGCACGAGCGTGAGACGCTTGAGGCCGTGACCAAGGCGCGCGCCGCCGCCACCAGCATCCAGGTCTCGCCCGAAACCCTGAACGACCCCGAAGCCTTCAAGCGCTTCCAGCAGGCCCAGGGCGAGCTGTCCGGCGCGCTGTCGCGCCTGCTGGCGGTGTCCGAGAACTACCCGCAACTGAAGGCCGACGCCTCGTTCCGCGACCTGCAGTCGCAGCTTGAGGGCACCGAGAACCGCATCACCGTGGCCCGCCAGCGCTATATCGCCGCCGTGCAGCAGTACAACGTGCTGGCGCGCAGCTTCCCGACCAACCTGACGGCGATGGTCTTCAAGTACCCGGTCAAGCCGTCGTTCACGGTGGACAACGAGAAAGCCATCTCCACGCCGCCCGCAGTCAAGTTCTGA